One Nitrospina watsonii DNA segment encodes these proteins:
- a CDS encoding phosphoribosyltransferase, translated as MFSEIKKEGQFEFGPGVKSHYNYDYASLSDTMNEAYCAMLLRKLEAWQQEHGKFEVVVGIETEGIRVGYTLAKMMGLKFYIMPHRRIELEQLGVPKYPADTHWLIVDDIVTTGSQFMRTVDYLDIEETPETITYACMIKRNPDNLDFSAVSGSRDKEQKWVRTERFDFIDKRLVALFSED; from the coding sequence GTGTTTTCTGAAATCAAAAAAGAAGGGCAATTCGAGTTCGGTCCCGGCGTCAAATCCCATTACAACTACGACTACGCGTCCCTGTCCGACACCATGAACGAGGCCTACTGCGCCATGCTGCTGCGCAAGCTGGAAGCGTGGCAGCAGGAACACGGCAAGTTCGAAGTCGTGGTCGGCATCGAGACCGAGGGCATCCGCGTCGGGTACACCCTGGCGAAGATGATGGGTCTCAAGTTTTACATCATGCCGCACCGGCGCATCGAGCTCGAACAACTCGGCGTGCCCAAGTACCCCGCCGACACGCACTGGCTGATCGTCGATGACATCGTGACCACAGGTTCGCAGTTCATGCGCACCGTCGATTATCTGGATATTGAAGAGACGCCCGAGACCATCACCTATGCGTGCATGATCAAGCGCAACCCGGACAACCTCGACTTCTCCGCCGTCTCCGGCAGCCGCGACAAGGAACAGAAATGGGTGCGCACCGAACGCTTCGACTTCATCGACAAACGCCTCGTCGCGCTGTTCAGCGAGGATTGA
- a CDS encoding endonuclease domain-containing protein, whose translation MPRRNLRSHLPYDKTLIERARDLRSQSTPAENRFWHHLRQMPCYQETQFNRQKPIGTFIVDFYCHAYGLVIEIDGDTHGPDDAKRKDTARTAWLESQGLRVLRFQNREVIQNIEGVMSVLEKVIEEIKEEAP comes from the coding sequence ATGCCCCGCAGAAACCTGAGATCCCACCTGCCCTACGACAAGACCCTCATCGAAAGAGCCCGCGACCTGCGCTCCCAGTCCACCCCCGCTGAAAACCGGTTCTGGCACCACTTGCGCCAGATGCCCTGTTATCAGGAAACGCAATTCAACCGGCAGAAACCCATTGGCACATTCATCGTCGATTTCTACTGCCACGCGTACGGACTGGTCATCGAAATCGACGGCGACACGCACGGTCCGGACGACGCGAAAAGGAAGGATACGGCGCGGACTGCATGGCTGGAGTCGCAGGGATTGAGGGTTCTGCGGTTTCAAAACCGTGAGGTGATACAGAACATCGAAGGCGTAATGAGCGTTTTGGAGAAGGTCATTGAAGAGATAAAGGAAGAAGCCCCCTAG
- a CDS encoding tetratricopeptide repeat protein gives MFNRNTRTVFIPALLAALLAFGAFSACATKNAQLDWHHQGEAAYQNARYQEAATWYLKAAEAGLAEAQTQLGVMYAAGQGVPQDYDAALAWTRQAAEAGHVRAQTNLGILYMTGFGIPRDFEESVKWLTQGAEQGDAKAQTQLGLMHETGIGVRRDRERALYWYRQAVDGTEEPYATLARNGLKRLVGNLTE, from the coding sequence ATGTTCAACCGCAACACCCGGACGGTTTTCATCCCCGCCCTGCTGGCGGCCCTCCTTGCTTTCGGCGCCTTTTCCGCCTGCGCCACAAAGAACGCCCAGCTCGACTGGCACCACCAGGGCGAAGCCGCGTATCAAAACGCCCGCTATCAGGAAGCGGCGACGTGGTACCTCAAGGCGGCGGAGGCGGGACTCGCCGAAGCGCAGACGCAACTCGGCGTCATGTACGCCGCCGGCCAGGGCGTGCCGCAGGATTACGACGCGGCGCTGGCATGGACGCGCCAGGCGGCGGAGGCGGGACACGTCCGCGCGCAGACGAACCTCGGTATTTTGTACATGACGGGATTCGGCATCCCGCGCGATTTTGAGGAGTCGGTGAAGTGGTTGACCCAGGGCGCGGAGCAGGGTGATGCCAAGGCGCAGACCCAGCTCGGCCTGATGCACGAGACCGGCATCGGCGTTCGCCGCGACCGCGAGCGCGCCCTGTACTGGTACCGCCAGGCGGTGGACGGCACCGAAGAACCCTACGCCACCCTCGCGCGAAATGGTTTGAAACGGTTGGTGGGCAATCTCACGGAATGA
- the pyk gene encoding pyruvate kinase: MRQAGVRLTKIIATLGPATGTRKQIKALAVAGVNIFRLNLSHGDHAVLRQWIHWIRRVEKELHTHLGILFDLQGPKIRVGKFEGGYTTLHSGQKVTFTTEKVTGEDGLVPVQFKKFHETVKKGDSVFLDDGNIYVQVLSVSGKRVEMKVQVGGRLADHKGINLPDSVIPTGALTAKDKKDLQFGLEEEIDFVALSFASSAEDIRRLRHLIQRKGKDAEIIAKIERKKAVRNLESIVAASDAVMVARGDLGIEIPLTEVPVVQQRILNECARQAKPVIVATQMMESMITNPRPTRAETSDISNAVMSKTDAIMLSAETAVGRHPITAVQIMAKTVETTEAFLKKERKIQPWNWFLEEEPPISLGITYSANHLAEVLHARMIVVFTLTGGTAKMIRSPNPMVPLAAFTSKRARARQLTLLRGALPFLVEADHPFLGNMKELFQRLKQQKLVKEGDRIVITAGDPPGVPSWTNVIRVERVP, encoded by the coding sequence ATGAGACAGGCCGGAGTGCGGTTGACCAAGATCATTGCCACGCTGGGTCCCGCCACAGGGACCCGAAAACAGATCAAAGCCCTGGCTGTGGCCGGGGTCAACATATTTCGCCTGAACCTATCCCATGGAGACCACGCCGTGCTGCGGCAATGGATCCATTGGATTCGCCGGGTGGAAAAGGAATTACACACCCACCTTGGCATTCTCTTCGACCTGCAGGGCCCAAAAATCCGGGTCGGTAAATTTGAAGGGGGGTACACCACACTCCACTCCGGACAAAAGGTCACCTTCACCACGGAGAAGGTGACGGGGGAAGACGGCCTGGTTCCCGTGCAGTTCAAAAAATTTCACGAAACGGTGAAAAAAGGCGACTCCGTGTTTCTGGACGACGGCAACATCTACGTGCAGGTGCTTTCCGTTTCCGGCAAACGCGTGGAGATGAAGGTGCAGGTCGGGGGACGTCTCGCCGACCACAAGGGCATCAACCTGCCGGATTCGGTGATTCCCACCGGGGCGCTGACCGCCAAGGACAAAAAGGACCTCCAGTTCGGACTGGAGGAAGAGATCGATTTCGTGGCGCTGTCGTTTGCCAGTTCGGCGGAGGACATCCGGCGCCTGCGGCATCTCATTCAACGTAAAGGCAAAGATGCCGAAATCATCGCCAAGATCGAGCGCAAAAAAGCAGTGCGGAACCTGGAATCCATCGTGGCCGCGTCCGATGCAGTGATGGTGGCGCGGGGGGACTTGGGTATCGAGATCCCGCTCACGGAGGTGCCGGTGGTACAGCAACGCATCCTCAACGAATGCGCCCGCCAGGCCAAGCCGGTGATCGTGGCCACACAGATGATGGAATCCATGATCACCAATCCCCGTCCCACGCGCGCGGAAACTTCCGACATTTCCAATGCCGTGATGTCCAAAACCGATGCGATCATGCTGTCCGCCGAAACCGCCGTCGGCCGGCACCCCATAACCGCGGTGCAGATCATGGCGAAGACCGTGGAGACCACGGAAGCGTTCCTGAAAAAGGAGCGGAAAATCCAACCCTGGAACTGGTTCCTGGAAGAAGAACCGCCCATCAGCCTGGGAATCACCTATTCCGCGAACCATCTCGCCGAAGTTCTGCATGCGCGGATGATCGTGGTGTTCACCCTCACCGGAGGCACCGCGAAAATGATCCGGTCGCCGAATCCCATGGTTCCGCTGGCGGCCTTCACCTCAAAACGCGCCCGCGCCCGACAGTTGACGCTCCTGCGCGGCGCCCTGCCGTTTTTGGTGGAGGCAGACCATCCGTTCCTGGGCAATATGAAGGAATTGTTCCAGCGCCTGAAGCAACAAAAACTGGTCAAAGAAGGAGACCGCATCGTCATCACCGCCGGCGATCCGCCTGGCGTCCCTTCCTGGACCAACGTCATCCGCGTCGAACGCGTGCCGTAA
- a CDS encoding MltA domain-containing protein — MSSCATLPAVEPPPPHPSVQTNTSQTTPTPHPVLPPTQPDETTHLLHQIEPLDPQRVEDLPYAVHYEADTQAAVTPQEDVTEAEEEIETQTGPRVFTDKTFTPPPAPVTVDPAHGSDSVLNEETDSDESDEEGSGFDAATQPVFDDDMSRSTLLTAIDRQLAAFRFANLDERLRLGSRRVTKRELKETLVAFRRLLRRNLSSAAFNQAVHEQFEIIEAGKGPDGNKRMQFTGYYTPIMDASRQPTAEYSYPLYRKPEQVPTRRVTWNQRASNRDYGFHLSARTRNLLLTRKEIDGDAVLQDHNLEIAWLKDDLDRYFLHIQGSGYLKFTDGTVQAVRFNGSNELPYKSVGRQMINDGVITEGQGSMQGIKAYFRRNPHHIPRYLYQNRRYIFFELADQGPTGSAGVELVAGRALATDKRLYPGGGLAFISATKPVLDADHRIVGWEPFSRFVLDQDTGSAIKGPKRGDLYFGVGAAAGAAAGHYNQHGRIFYLLKK, encoded by the coding sequence TTGAGTTCGTGCGCCACGCTGCCTGCTGTAGAACCCCCGCCGCCGCATCCCAGCGTCCAAACCAACACGTCCCAAACGACGCCCACTCCGCACCCGGTGCTGCCGCCCACCCAGCCGGATGAAACCACTCACCTCCTGCACCAGATTGAGCCGCTGGACCCGCAACGGGTGGAAGACCTGCCCTACGCGGTGCATTACGAGGCGGACACGCAGGCGGCTGTCACACCGCAGGAAGACGTCACGGAGGCCGAGGAGGAAATAGAAACGCAAACCGGTCCCCGTGTGTTCACCGACAAAACCTTCACGCCGCCGCCCGCACCCGTCACGGTGGATCCGGCTCACGGCTCCGATTCTGTTTTGAATGAAGAAACGGATTCGGATGAATCGGATGAAGAGGGCTCCGGCTTCGATGCCGCGACGCAACCGGTGTTCGACGACGACATGAGCCGCAGCACCCTGCTCACTGCCATCGACCGGCAATTGGCGGCGTTCCGCTTTGCCAACCTCGACGAACGCCTGCGCCTGGGATCGCGCCGGGTGACAAAACGGGAATTGAAGGAAACCCTCGTGGCCTTCCGCCGGCTGCTGCGTCGCAACCTGTCTTCAGCGGCGTTCAACCAGGCGGTGCACGAACAGTTTGAAATCATCGAAGCCGGAAAAGGACCGGACGGCAACAAGCGCATGCAGTTCACCGGTTACTACACACCCATCATGGACGCCAGCCGCCAGCCGACGGCGGAATACTCGTACCCGCTGTACCGCAAGCCCGAGCAGGTGCCGACAAGGCGCGTGACCTGGAACCAGCGCGCCAGCAACCGCGACTACGGGTTTCATCTCAGCGCGCGCACCCGCAACCTGCTGCTGACGCGCAAGGAAATCGACGGCGACGCGGTGCTGCAGGACCACAACCTGGAAATCGCCTGGCTGAAGGATGACCTCGACCGCTACTTCCTGCACATACAAGGGTCGGGCTACCTGAAGTTCACCGACGGCACGGTGCAGGCGGTCCGCTTCAACGGTTCCAACGAGCTGCCGTACAAAAGCGTCGGACGGCAAATGATCAACGACGGCGTCATCACCGAAGGCCAAGGCAGCATGCAGGGCATCAAGGCCTATTTCCGGCGCAACCCGCACCACATCCCGCGTTACCTGTACCAGAACCGGCGTTATATTTTCTTTGAACTGGCGGACCAGGGGCCGACGGGGTCGGCGGGTGTGGAACTGGTGGCGGGGCGCGCCCTGGCCACTGACAAACGCCTCTATCCGGGCGGCGGGCTGGCCTTCATCTCCGCCACCAAACCGGTGTTGGATGCGGACCACCGCATCGTCGGCTGGGAACCGTTTTCACGCTTTGTGCTGGATCAGGATACGGGCAGCGCCATCAAAGGCCCGAAACGGGGGGATCTGTATTTCGGCGTGGGGGCCGCCGCCGGCGCCGCCGCCGGGCATTACAACCAGCACGGCCGCATCTTCTATCTGCTCAAAAAATAA
- the rnhA gene encoding ribonuclease HI: MKKVLIYTDGACKGNPGPGGYGGLIFQNGSQQEFKGSDPSTTNNIMEMTAAIVALKKLKEPSEVELYTDSEYLVKGMTEWMDNWVRRNWTTSTKKPVKNKELWQELRRLNDTHRITWKWVRGHAGHPQNERADQLANEAIVDMQRQR, translated from the coding sequence ATGAAAAAAGTTCTCATTTATACCGACGGCGCCTGCAAGGGCAACCCCGGTCCGGGCGGATACGGCGGACTCATCTTCCAGAACGGGAGCCAGCAGGAGTTCAAAGGCTCGGACCCCAGCACCACCAACAACATCATGGAAATGACGGCGGCCATCGTCGCCCTCAAAAAACTCAAGGAGCCCAGCGAGGTGGAGTTGTACACCGACTCCGAGTACCTGGTCAAAGGCATGACCGAATGGATGGACAACTGGGTGCGCCGCAACTGGACCACCAGCACCAAAAAACCGGTCAAGAACAAGGAGCTGTGGCAGGAACTGCGCCGCCTCAACGACACCCACCGCATCACCTGGAAATGGGTGCGCGGCCATGCGGGGCATCCACAAAACGAACGCGCCGATCAACTGGCCAACGAGGCCATCGTTGACATGCAGCGCCAACGTTAA
- a CDS encoding ferritin family protein, whose translation MKFRGEALMGTDLGDELKVSLQCSDALEICMAMEREGIAYYEKAVRRTTDERVRQVFQRLAGDERDHARTLKEKSIFLQPAVQRRTPEKPEVQQFIRQQILGKVFPDAESQDASRWTDAEALEVGIQAEQNSIEILERLIAQVTKIDVRTVFSHLLAEEKRHLEQLQALKVELA comes from the coding sequence ATGAAGTTTCGGGGGGAGGCGCTCATGGGTACCGATCTGGGAGATGAATTGAAGGTCAGCCTGCAATGTTCCGATGCCTTGGAGATTTGCATGGCGATGGAACGCGAGGGCATTGCCTATTATGAAAAGGCGGTCCGCCGCACGACCGATGAACGGGTGCGCCAGGTATTCCAACGCCTGGCCGGGGACGAGCGGGATCACGCCCGCACGCTGAAGGAGAAGTCCATTTTTCTGCAACCGGCGGTGCAGCGGCGCACTCCGGAGAAGCCCGAAGTGCAGCAGTTCATCCGCCAACAAATTCTGGGTAAAGTGTTCCCCGACGCCGAAAGCCAAGATGCCAGTCGATGGACGGACGCCGAGGCGCTGGAGGTCGGCATCCAGGCAGAGCAGAACTCCATCGAGATATTGGAACGATTGATCGCGCAGGTGACCAAAATCGATGTGCGCACCGTGTTCTCACATTTGTTGGCGGAGGAGAAAAGACATCTTGAGCAATTGCAGGCTCTGAAAGTCGAACTGGCCTGA
- a CDS encoding carbon monoxide dehydrogenase beta subunit family protein, which produces MAQYQVLPGPEAFLPPAAASMGVELPDPGQAHIEGRIVDEEEAYEYAARKLLAAKVPTIFPGPLVLWKWNEKAAQKAKALRKLADSMPMRLIPMADYRPKYPKIDPEVEINPNHPNLTIWHNKIDACIFVGVHCHQANLALKIIRGGTDCYTIAMCAQAGHEDACLSFRDISVQTIEKMTETILRLKKEGVKSQAVPFQQFTMNLQGRVA; this is translated from the coding sequence ATGGCACAGTATCAGGTTTTGCCTGGTCCTGAGGCGTTTTTGCCTCCCGCCGCGGCAAGTATGGGAGTTGAATTGCCGGACCCGGGGCAGGCGCATATAGAGGGCCGTATTGTTGATGAAGAGGAAGCTTACGAATACGCTGCGCGGAAGCTGTTGGCCGCGAAAGTGCCTACGATTTTCCCCGGCCCCCTGGTGTTGTGGAAATGGAATGAGAAAGCCGCGCAGAAAGCAAAGGCTTTGCGCAAGCTGGCTGACTCAATGCCCATGCGGTTGATTCCGATGGCGGACTATCGTCCGAAGTATCCGAAGATCGACCCGGAAGTGGAGATCAATCCGAACCATCCCAATCTGACCATCTGGCATAACAAGATCGACGCGTGTATTTTTGTCGGGGTGCATTGCCATCAGGCAAACCTTGCGTTGAAGATCATCCGTGGCGGCACAGATTGTTATACGATCGCCATGTGTGCGCAGGCGGGCCATGAAGATGCGTGCTTGTCGTTCCGGGATATTTCTGTCCAGACGATCGAGAAGATGACGGAAACCATTCTCAGGCTGAAGAAGGAAGGCGTGAAAAGTCAGGCCGTTCCTTTCCAGCAGTTTACAATGAACCTCCAGGGGCGCGTGGCTTAA
- a CDS encoding transketolase C-terminal domain-containing protein produces MNKKVETQGKKIVLSQTVKLGHKTAKGQVVTDPNEMFFEAERTPSFLTGSEVIRAAIKRANLDVSVAYPITPQSEAAALIGELFAEGYVKEYFRGESEFAVMGECAGAAFGGARVFTTTAGPGTMRAMENFPMWAGSRLPIQVCVTCRGINSPLSIQPDTLEIYYLLETGMLVWHAETAQDLYDWILGGFLVSEQPDVHLPLALCCDGFFVTHTKDTVLLQSDEMCLPEYDPYRSPVPCMDMECPPVRMMRDPFIMKSNYISYMTHASWQQEVHAAVDRARKHTKVLMGGSLIETQNLDREILIVTSGTAVSQGREAIRLLQEEHGIKVGLVKIKSLRPFPHEEIREATANAKHIIVPEFNVAGWLAREIKAVVPNNERVYAGPHVAGGMTMPSEVIVEEIKKYLGVGGQSLGGRG; encoded by the coding sequence ATGAATAAAAAGGTTGAAACCCAGGGCAAAAAAATTGTTTTGTCCCAAACTGTGAAACTGGGACATAAGACCGCAAAGGGTCAGGTTGTCACTGACCCGAACGAAATGTTTTTCGAAGCGGAGCGGACTCCGTCCTTCCTGACCGGTTCCGAGGTCATTCGCGCCGCCATCAAGCGGGCGAATCTGGATGTGTCCGTAGCCTATCCGATCACCCCTCAGAGTGAAGCGGCAGCATTGATCGGTGAGTTGTTCGCCGAAGGCTACGTCAAGGAATACTTCCGTGGTGAAAGCGAATTTGCGGTCATGGGTGAATGTGCCGGTGCGGCGTTCGGCGGCGCGCGCGTGTTCACCACCACGGCGGGTCCGGGCACCATGCGGGCGATGGAGAACTTCCCCATGTGGGCCGGTTCGCGTCTGCCCATTCAGGTCTGCGTGACCTGCCGCGGCATCAACTCGCCGCTCAGCATTCAGCCCGACACGCTGGAAATCTATTACCTGCTGGAAACCGGCATGCTGGTGTGGCACGCCGAGACGGCGCAGGATCTGTATGACTGGATTCTGGGCGGCTTCCTGGTCTCCGAGCAGCCGGACGTGCATCTGCCGCTGGCGCTGTGTTGTGACGGTTTCTTCGTCACTCACACCAAGGACACGGTTCTGTTGCAGTCCGACGAAATGTGTCTGCCGGAATACGATCCGTATCGCTCGCCGGTACCGTGCATGGACATGGAATGTCCGCCGGTCCGCATGATGCGTGATCCGTTCATCATGAAATCGAACTACATCAGTTACATGACCCACGCATCCTGGCAGCAGGAAGTTCACGCGGCGGTTGATCGTGCCCGCAAGCACACGAAGGTGTTGATGGGCGGTTCCCTGATCGAGACGCAGAACCTCGATCGCGAAATCCTGATTGTTACCTCGGGAACGGCCGTGTCTCAGGGTCGCGAGGCCATCCGCCTGCTTCAGGAAGAGCATGGCATCAAGGTGGGTTTGGTCAAGATCAAGTCTCTGCGTCCGTTCCCGCACGAAGAAATCCGGGAAGCGACCGCCAATGCCAAGCACATCATCGTGCCCGAGTTCAACGTGGCCGGATGGCTGGCGCGCGAGATCAAAGCGGTGGTCCCGAACAACGAGCGCGTTTATGCCGGTCCGCACGTTGCGGGCGGCATGACCATGCCTTCCGAGGTCATCGTCGAAGAGATCAAGAAATACCTGGGTGTCGGTGGCCAATCGTTGGGCGGCCGCGGCTGA
- a CDS encoding thiamine pyrophosphate-dependent enzyme — protein MSKERIQLCEDLADIMPSEYQDMVANATFGNTSRGWKDIGTSKELIEEHSLCAGCPESIAFRFILASIPNPEDTVFVGSTGCTSLVFPHIGVHNIHSLFGNQNAIASGLQRALKVRFPDRIKDVVVLAGDGATVDIGLDMTMQSWFRQEKFTTICFDNELYANTGGQESGLMQKGFVAKMAPVGKVFEKVRLPEIAFESGCHYVACLTVSKPNRVEKAIRNAIHVSREFGPTYVQLYTPCILEIGKQSMEGLDEMKDAESIGGRFVMKEFMTDEVKEYLKELDAKEKEEKKAAKAKAAAAK, from the coding sequence ATGAGTAAAGAACGAATTCAGCTGTGTGAAGACTTGGCTGACATCATGCCCTCGGAGTATCAGGACATGGTGGCCAATGCGACGTTCGGCAATACCAGCCGTGGTTGGAAGGATATCGGTACCAGTAAAGAATTGATCGAAGAGCATTCCCTGTGCGCGGGCTGTCCGGAATCGATTGCGTTCCGCTTCATCCTGGCCAGCATCCCGAATCCGGAAGACACCGTATTCGTCGGCTCCACGGGCTGCACCAGCCTCGTGTTCCCGCATATTGGCGTGCACAACATCCACTCCCTGTTCGGCAACCAGAACGCCATTGCGTCCGGTTTGCAGCGTGCCCTGAAAGTGCGCTTCCCGGACCGGATCAAAGATGTCGTGGTGCTGGCGGGTGACGGCGCTACCGTGGACATCGGTCTCGACATGACCATGCAGTCCTGGTTCCGTCAGGAAAAGTTCACCACCATCTGCTTTGACAACGAACTGTACGCCAACACCGGCGGTCAGGAAAGCGGTCTCATGCAGAAGGGCTTCGTCGCCAAAATGGCTCCGGTCGGCAAGGTGTTCGAAAAGGTACGCCTCCCGGAAATCGCATTCGAGTCCGGGTGTCATTACGTCGCGTGCCTGACGGTCTCCAAACCGAACCGCGTGGAAAAAGCGATTCGCAATGCCATTCACGTTTCGCGTGAATTCGGCCCGACCTACGTTCAGCTCTACACGCCGTGCATCCTCGAGATCGGCAAACAGAGCATGGAGGGTCTGGACGAGATGAAGGATGCGGAGTCCATTGGCGGTCGTTTCGTGATGAAGGAATTCATGACGGACGAAGTCAAAGAGTATCTGAAAGAACTCGACGCCAAGGAAAAAGAAGAAAAGAAGGCCGCCAAGGCCAAAGCCGCTGCCGCGAAGTAA
- a CDS encoding 2-oxoacid:acceptor oxidoreductase family protein, translating to MSEEQIMKRMNIRISGLGGQGAVTAAHLLAMAANKMGKFSISNPFFGAEKRMAPAESYVRIGPVKIYDRGELVFPEIIMVFHPQVITMQKSYTAPFYSGIKKGGLIIINTNTDLLSDEDHQRLEDLEVSVFNCDATHLAMEVGGTELSTNMAMIGACAGITKVVDLDSLEEALQDRFGKRYVASGGTATLDEAIKKKYAKKEQLLEKNNNTIKKSYEIALEWAKTSKYSPVFYAPGEFEAIAASTS from the coding sequence ATGAGTGAAGAGCAAATCATGAAGCGGATGAATATCCGAATCTCCGGCTTGGGTGGACAGGGCGCGGTTACGGCTGCGCATCTGTTGGCCATGGCCGCCAACAAAATGGGGAAATTCTCCATTTCCAACCCGTTTTTCGGCGCGGAAAAACGAATGGCCCCGGCGGAAAGCTACGTCCGCATCGGTCCGGTGAAAATCTACGACCGCGGCGAACTGGTGTTTCCGGAAATCATCATGGTGTTTCACCCGCAGGTCATCACCATGCAGAAGAGTTATACGGCTCCTTTCTACTCTGGAATCAAAAAAGGTGGCTTGATCATCATCAATACCAATACGGATCTGTTGTCGGATGAGGATCATCAGCGTCTGGAAGACCTGGAAGTTTCGGTTTTCAACTGCGATGCAACCCATCTCGCAATGGAAGTCGGCGGCACCGAGCTGTCCACCAATATGGCCATGATCGGCGCCTGTGCCGGCATCACCAAGGTGGTGGACCTGGATTCGCTGGAAGAGGCGTTGCAGGACCGGTTCGGCAAGCGGTATGTTGCTTCCGGTGGTACGGCAACGCTCGACGAAGCCATCAAAAAGAAGTACGCCAAGAAAGAGCAGTTGCTCGAGAAAAACAACAATACGATTAAAAAGTCTTACGAAATCGCCTTAGAGTGGGCGAAGACGTCCAAGTATTCGCCGGTGTTCTATGCGCCCGGCGAGTTCGAAGCCATCGCGGCATCGACGTCTTAA
- a CDS encoding 4Fe-4S dicluster-binding protein has product MYNVAYVHDDKCIAEKGCRLCIMYCPEADCIKLDQEKMKAVVITHRCKGCDLCKVVCSTHNAISMHPVDSKSGKIILEAEEGQTAGLGQAYAG; this is encoded by the coding sequence GTGTATAACGTAGCTTATGTTCATGATGATAAATGTATCGCGGAAAAGGGATGCAGACTCTGTATCATGTATTGCCCTGAAGCGGACTGCATTAAACTCGATCAGGAAAAGATGAAAGCCGTGGTCATCACGCATCGGTGCAAGGGTTGCGATTTGTGCAAAGTGGTGTGCAGCACGCACAACGCGATCAGCATGCACCCTGTGGATTCGAAAAGCGGCAAAATCATTCTCGAGGCAGAGGAAGGGCAAACCGCTGGATTGGGCCAGGCCTACGCCGGGTAA